The following proteins are co-located in the Polystyrenella longa genome:
- a CDS encoding FG-GAP-like repeat-containing protein: MPFTTWLTSQLRANKRHSRKRDAYRSRVLDRSEWYRFDALEDRTLLAAPVADAGGPYRVQLGENTVLDASLTTHPDEKPSRLTYEWDLDEDGIFGETGSNALNGDEADIHPVFTTDNLNSLDSRTVSLRVIDSQLNVDTATATISVINDVPEIEWAVAMGGNAQDHIEEVKVDQNGNVFLLGYYNADFDADPGSGETLLTYSGDTTSDYDLYVIKLDNAGNFLWANSVSDEDQVYAEHLELDQLGNVYVSGTFSGTIDFDPGSSVAELTSNGEQDVFVFKLNGNGDLVWSKSFGGSNEDYGIGLHVNDDGSFLVSGSFQGTIDFDPGPGTYSVTVDDYASVFVSAFDTDGDFLWTEYFTHGVNDGNAKAYAYDVFQDDSGGVYLAGNFKGTIDFDPGPGVFELTSSFTNSDMFVLKLDSSGELIWAKSMVTLEGGGSIQYPWDIKADSTGNLFIAGGFAGTVDFDPGPDTYSLESIRYRDAFLQKLDVNGNLDWIVAAGSLYPNDAYNLFIDSADDIFVVGIVSESPDFDPGPGVYTMDQGDAFLAKYTNDGVLLWANNLRALHEGLDVDSDGNIYTAGRFLETIDFAPGPDVYQLTSKGSTDIFVRKLVPRSPIIADAGGPYRINIDENTVLDGSATTHPDEDPATLTYEWDLDGDGLFGETGASALNGDETGINPIFKTANFLGAITHTVELRVTDSLLRTNTTSTTVDILDAIPELDWGLGFGGIGYEQAEQIQIDVYGNIYVAGQYRETFDADPGVGVTMLPSSGGRDLFVSKFDTIGNLLWARSFGAPDNIYLEDSGVDEDNNLFFSGSFNGTVDFDPGVGADNRTSNGSSDVFLMKMDENGNLIWVQTFGGEFSDFGDGLYVDNNGHSYLSGAFEGTVDLDPGAGTDLRTAVEVNSYISKFDTQGNLIWARDFTQSENPGGWASELNEVTVDVLGNVYAAGLFNGTLDADPGTGIFEISSPGGGFDLYIVKLDANGDFIWAKTMVSSDNSFTQVPWDIQLDDAGNIYTAGRFSGTTDFDPGPGESNLVSEGQRDAFVQKLDTNGNFEWAVGIGSSNSDRASALAISNAGEVYVTGFTNGPADFDPGAESFILNEGGAYLAKYNTAGELQWATNHPTTGEGIALDYAGNIYQVGRFEGIVDFAPGKDVFELTGKGADAFIRKLGNPTIRTDLGISKSSSVVAVEQGAPHSYTVVASNDGPNESPYSRIKDDPSAFLDNISWTAVVTGGTVATLAGTGPIDELVNLPIGATITYTITGTVKPNVRENITNVATINTAPLFDTDRTNNTAHDSDVIVLAAEGGSGYFVAGSVFGDSDYTSSVNLGDIDGDGDIDAVFANVSGSRIWTNNGGAAFTDTGQILPHANSAALGDLDGDGDLDIYLTRTSTDPDEVWINDGTGTFTNSGQSIGDYQSRWVVLGDFNGDGALDAIVSVYEGVSANRLILNDGNGHFTESAQNIGLTPGADHRGLAAGDLDGDGDLDLFSGKHTWGDDDRVYLNDGTGQFSEHQIINLIGEYTGQVDFGDVDGDGDLDAVVPHGYLSTKLLLNDGTGSFTLGQTLHDEIDESSSAQFGDFDKDGDLDIYIGSAVDSSNSIWLNDGSGYFTDSGQRLGKNSSVFVQLGDLDGDGDLDAIAANYNDQSQVWLNQNITLPYSNDFEEVHWGGLYLKTPQNFSIIEENGNKYLQTDNSGLTGLSTALVATETPLPETFEMSATITSIGGPNRWLDGFLIFDYQNENDFKYAGQFKGQNQWVIGHYQGSWGNKLSVVDWDDSGQQISVNKAYTLHVRVDGDQARLLVDGLFVTSATFAGGIGDGKAGVASYHAVTRFDNFEIAESVATGTPASLPFQENFEDGTADGCYYPLLNNWAVINGDGGKVFRINNSGNTNLGINYVPLPADAPSTFEMSARINSIQAGSGWQNGFLIFDYKSPSDFKYAGMFTGQNQWIIGHYQGDFNNRLAEVDWDDSGRTINSNEFYTVHVRIDGATVWLSADGEVVTSATFSEEVNTGAVGMAAERAFTWFDDFEVGENVAAGAPMNIPYQEDFNDGVANQLAFHLPNLWSVTGPVGNEYLQIDASGNQGLGIGTLNTPYLMPDSYEMSAVVTTIGGTNRWLDGFLIFDYQSPTDFKYAGMFTGVNQWVIGHYQGNWTNRLAQVDLDDVGNQIYASKAYTLHVTVDGNDVELRVDGIPTLSATFASGITNGTVGVAAQNAVTRFDNLHIDLDVPQGKELPLPYSDDFNDGAAQDFYYNLPGAWGIANFGAEKVLRVNTAGSGRTGLAFVPIDSTDAEAIKVSVDVRSNQVTNGWHDAFVIFDYKNENDFKYVGFYTGQNEWVLGHFQGNWNNRFDTLDWDGSGRKINFNQFYHLELHLENGYFIFNVDGEEIFAHSFGSPIAKGAVGVAAANAFSWFDNFTVEETGPRFIPVASPLADPVFANWDEESDDLLI; the protein is encoded by the coding sequence ATGCCTTTTACGACTTGGCTGACTTCCCAACTGCGCGCTAACAAACGTCATTCCCGTAAGCGTGACGCCTATCGATCACGAGTTTTAGATCGATCAGAGTGGTATCGGTTCGACGCTCTTGAGGACCGGACGCTGCTGGCAGCACCAGTGGCCGACGCCGGTGGTCCGTATCGTGTTCAATTGGGTGAGAACACGGTGCTAGATGCATCTCTAACCACTCATCCTGATGAAAAACCCTCTCGGCTCACTTACGAATGGGATTTGGACGAAGATGGTATCTTCGGTGAGACTGGTTCGAATGCATTAAACGGCGACGAGGCTGATATTCACCCAGTTTTTACTACTGATAATTTAAATAGTCTCGATAGCCGTACTGTCTCGCTCCGCGTCATTGATTCCCAACTAAACGTGGATACCGCTACCGCGACGATTTCGGTGATCAATGACGTTCCAGAAATTGAATGGGCAGTCGCGATGGGTGGAAACGCCCAGGATCATATCGAAGAGGTCAAGGTTGATCAAAACGGCAATGTCTTCTTACTGGGATATTACAATGCCGATTTCGATGCGGATCCGGGCTCCGGTGAAACTTTGCTGACTTATTCCGGCGATACGACTTCTGACTACGATTTATATGTCATCAAACTGGACAACGCCGGTAACTTCCTCTGGGCCAATAGCGTCAGTGACGAAGATCAGGTTTATGCAGAACATCTCGAACTCGATCAACTCGGGAACGTCTATGTCTCTGGGACATTTTCCGGGACGATTGATTTCGATCCTGGCAGTAGTGTCGCTGAGTTGACAAGTAATGGCGAGCAGGATGTTTTCGTATTTAAGCTGAACGGCAATGGCGATCTCGTCTGGTCCAAAAGCTTCGGTGGCAGCAATGAGGACTATGGGATTGGCTTGCACGTCAACGACGATGGCTCGTTCTTAGTTTCTGGAAGTTTTCAGGGGACCATAGATTTTGATCCTGGTCCGGGTACTTATTCGGTTACGGTTGATGATTATGCTTCGGTATTCGTTTCGGCTTTTGATACAGACGGAGATTTTCTGTGGACCGAATATTTTACTCACGGCGTAAACGACGGCAACGCAAAAGCCTATGCATATGACGTTTTCCAAGACGATTCAGGTGGCGTGTATCTGGCAGGTAATTTCAAAGGGACAATCGATTTCGACCCGGGTCCCGGCGTCTTTGAGCTGACGAGTTCATTTACGAATTCGGATATGTTTGTTTTAAAGTTGGACAGCTCCGGCGAGTTGATCTGGGCCAAATCGATGGTCACGCTGGAAGGTGGCGGAAGCATTCAATATCCCTGGGATATTAAAGCCGATTCTACCGGGAACCTGTTCATTGCTGGCGGCTTCGCCGGAACGGTTGACTTCGATCCCGGCCCCGATACCTACTCCTTGGAAAGTATTAGGTATCGGGACGCGTTCCTGCAGAAACTCGATGTGAACGGCAATTTAGACTGGATCGTCGCTGCGGGAAGCCTCTATCCAAACGATGCCTACAATTTATTTATTGATTCCGCAGACGATATTTTTGTGGTAGGAATCGTTTCAGAATCTCCTGATTTCGACCCCGGCCCGGGCGTCTATACGATGGACCAGGGAGACGCTTTTCTGGCAAAATATACGAATGATGGCGTGCTCCTCTGGGCGAATAATCTTAGGGCACTCCATGAAGGCTTGGATGTTGATTCAGATGGGAATATCTATACGGCCGGTCGTTTTCTTGAAACGATTGACTTTGCGCCCGGCCCGGACGTCTACCAATTGACCAGCAAAGGTTCGACGGATATTTTCGTTCGCAAGCTGGTTCCCCGCAGTCCCATCATAGCGGACGCGGGTGGGCCGTATCGCATTAACATTGATGAGAACACCGTGCTGGACGGTTCCGCTACGACTCATCCCGATGAAGATCCGGCGACACTCACCTACGAATGGGACCTCGACGGCGACGGCCTCTTTGGTGAAACAGGCGCGAGTGCGCTGAACGGCGACGAGACTGGCATTAACCCGATTTTCAAAACAGCGAATTTCCTGGGAGCGATAACCCACACCGTCGAACTCCGTGTCACTGATTCTTTACTCAGAACGAACACCACCAGCACCACGGTCGATATTCTGGATGCTATACCCGAATTGGACTGGGGGTTAGGGTTTGGTGGCATTGGTTATGAACAGGCCGAACAAATCCAAATCGATGTTTATGGTAACATCTATGTCGCAGGACAATATCGCGAAACCTTCGACGCTGATCCTGGAGTCGGAGTAACTATGCTTCCATCTTCTGGAGGAAGAGATCTCTTCGTTTCGAAATTCGACACCATCGGAAACTTGTTGTGGGCACGCAGTTTTGGCGCTCCGGACAACATCTACTTGGAAGACTCTGGAGTAGATGAAGACAATAACCTCTTTTTTTCAGGTTCTTTCAATGGGACAGTCGATTTCGATCCCGGGGTGGGAGCCGATAACCGTACCAGTAACGGAAGCTCTGATGTCTTTCTTATGAAAATGGACGAAAACGGAAATCTTATCTGGGTTCAGACTTTTGGAGGCGAGTTCTCTGATTTCGGTGATGGCCTGTATGTCGATAATAACGGACATTCGTATCTCTCGGGTGCGTTTGAGGGAACCGTGGATCTGGATCCTGGTGCAGGTACCGATTTAAGGACTGCAGTCGAAGTCAATTCATACATTTCCAAATTCGATACCCAGGGGAACCTGATCTGGGCGCGTGATTTCACCCAAAGTGAGAACCCCGGAGGCTGGGCTAGTGAACTAAACGAAGTCACGGTTGATGTATTAGGAAACGTGTACGCTGCCGGCCTATTTAACGGTACATTGGATGCCGATCCTGGAACAGGTATCTTCGAAATCTCCAGTCCTGGTGGTGGTTTCGATTTGTACATCGTGAAACTCGACGCAAACGGGGATTTCATTTGGGCGAAGACAATGGTCTCGTCGGATAATAGCTTCACTCAAGTGCCTTGGGACATTCAACTTGATGACGCGGGAAATATTTATACGGCGGGGCGTTTCAGTGGTACGACTGATTTTGATCCTGGTCCAGGTGAGTCCAACCTCGTCAGTGAGGGCCAGCGAGATGCGTTCGTTCAGAAACTTGATACGAACGGGAACTTTGAATGGGCTGTTGGCATCGGTTCAAGCAATAGTGATCGCGCCTCAGCACTTGCGATCAGCAATGCAGGGGAAGTCTATGTGACTGGTTTCACAAATGGCCCTGCCGATTTTGATCCGGGAGCAGAGAGCTTTATACTCAACGAGGGTGGAGCCTACCTCGCGAAATATAACACCGCTGGTGAACTCCAGTGGGCCACCAACCATCCCACAACGGGTGAAGGTATTGCGCTCGATTACGCTGGCAACATTTATCAAGTTGGCAGATTTGAAGGCATTGTCGACTTTGCCCCCGGAAAAGATGTTTTTGAACTTACCGGCAAAGGTGCTGACGCTTTCATTCGCAAGCTCGGCAACCCGACCATCAGAACCGACCTGGGCATTTCGAAATCCTCGTCCGTGGTCGCTGTCGAACAGGGGGCGCCGCATTCCTATACCGTGGTTGCGTCCAACGACGGCCCGAACGAGTCGCCCTACAGCCGAATCAAGGACGATCCTTCGGCGTTTCTCGATAATATCAGCTGGACCGCAGTCGTCACGGGTGGAACTGTGGCGACCTTGGCCGGTACGGGGCCTATTGATGAACTCGTCAACCTCCCCATCGGTGCGACGATCACCTACACCATCACCGGCACGGTGAAACCGAACGTCCGCGAGAACATCACCAACGTCGCCACTATCAATACTGCCCCACTGTTCGATACCGATCGGACGAATAACACCGCGCACGACAGCGACGTGATCGTGCTGGCTGCGGAGGGGGGAAGTGGGTATTTCGTCGCCGGGTCTGTCTTTGGTGACAGTGATTATACATCAAGTGTCAATCTTGGAGATATCGATGGGGATGGCGACATTGACGCCGTTTTCGCGAACGTGTCAGGTAGTAGAATCTGGACTAACAATGGAGGAGCGGCCTTTACGGATACAGGGCAGATCCTTCCACATGCCAACAGTGCAGCATTAGGTGATCTCGACGGAGATGGTGATCTAGATATATATCTTACTAGAACTTCAACAGATCCAGACGAAGTATGGATCAATGATGGAACTGGTACGTTCACCAATAGTGGACAGTCAATTGGAGATTATCAAAGTCGTTGGGTTGTACTAGGAGACTTTAATGGTGACGGTGCTCTCGATGCAATAGTATCGGTTTACGAGGGAGTCAGCGCGAATCGACTGATACTGAATGATGGCAATGGACACTTTACAGAAAGTGCTCAGAATATCGGTCTGACACCGGGGGCCGATCATAGAGGCCTAGCAGCCGGCGACCTCGATGGAGACGGGGATTTGGACTTGTTTTCGGGTAAGCACACGTGGGGCGACGATGATCGAGTCTACTTGAATGATGGAACCGGTCAGTTTTCAGAACATCAAATCATCAACTTAATCGGCGAATACACGGGACAAGTTGATTTCGGAGATGTGGATGGTGACGGCGATCTAGATGCCGTCGTCCCTCATGGTTATTTATCTACAAAACTATTGCTCAATGACGGAACAGGAAGTTTTACGCTGGGTCAGACACTGCACGATGAAATTGATGAGAGCTCGTCTGCTCAATTCGGTGATTTCGACAAGGACGGTGACCTCGATATCTATATAGGCAGTGCGGTTGACAGCAGTAATTCGATATGGCTGAACGATGGATCGGGTTATTTCACGGATAGTGGTCAACGTCTTGGAAAGAATAGCAGCGTTTTTGTCCAGTTGGGTGACCTTGATGGTGATGGTGACTTGGACGCCATTGCGGCGAATTATAATGATCAAAGCCAGGTCTGGCTGAATCAGAACATCACCCTCCCTTACTCCAATGACTTCGAAGAAGTGCACTGGGGTGGTCTCTATCTCAAGACGCCGCAGAACTTCTCCATCATCGAAGAAAATGGCAACAAATATCTGCAGACCGACAACAGCGGTCTAACCGGTCTCAGCACGGCACTGGTCGCGACCGAGACGCCCCTCCCCGAAACCTTCGAGATGTCCGCCACCATCACTTCGATCGGCGGCCCTAACCGCTGGCTCGACGGGTTCCTGATCTTCGATTATCAGAACGAGAACGACTTCAAATACGCCGGTCAGTTCAAAGGGCAAAACCAATGGGTCATCGGGCATTACCAGGGCTCCTGGGGCAATAAACTATCGGTCGTTGATTGGGACGACAGCGGGCAGCAGATTTCAGTTAACAAAGCTTACACCCTGCATGTGCGCGTGGACGGGGATCAGGCTCGCTTGCTGGTCGACGGACTCTTCGTCACGTCCGCCACCTTTGCGGGCGGCATTGGCGACGGTAAAGCGGGCGTCGCCAGCTATCACGCTGTGACCCGGTTTGACAACTTCGAAATCGCCGAGTCCGTTGCCACCGGAACTCCAGCATCGCTTCCCTTCCAGGAAAACTTCGAAGACGGCACGGCGGACGGGTGCTATTATCCGCTGCTCAATAACTGGGCCGTCATCAATGGAGACGGGGGCAAAGTCTTCCGCATCAATAACTCAGGAAACACGAACCTGGGCATCAACTATGTCCCGCTGCCCGCAGATGCTCCGAGTACATTCGAAATGTCGGCCCGGATCAATTCCATTCAGGCAGGTTCAGGCTGGCAGAACGGGTTCCTGATCTTCGACTACAAGTCCCCCTCCGACTTCAAATACGCGGGCATGTTCACTGGCCAGAATCAATGGATCATCGGCCACTATCAGGGCGACTTCAACAACCGGCTGGCCGAAGTCGACTGGGATGACTCCGGTCGCACCATCAATTCGAACGAGTTCTATACCGTCCATGTCCGAATCGATGGCGCAACGGTTTGGCTTTCTGCCGACGGGGAAGTCGTCACCTCTGCCACCTTCAGCGAAGAGGTCAACACCGGTGCTGTCGGTATGGCCGCCGAAAGAGCCTTCACCTGGTTCGATGACTTTGAAGTCGGTGAAAATGTAGCTGCCGGAGCCCCGATGAATATTCCGTATCAGGAAGACTTCAACGATGGTGTCGCCAATCAGTTGGCCTTCCACTTGCCCAATCTCTGGTCAGTAACGGGACCCGTTGGTAACGAGTACCTGCAGATTGATGCCTCCGGCAACCAGGGACTCGGGATAGGGACCTTGAATACTCCCTACCTGATGCCAGACAGCTACGAGATGTCCGCCGTGGTGACCACGATCGGTGGGACCAATCGCTGGCTGGATGGGTTCCTGATCTTCGATTACCAGTCCCCGACCGATTTCAAATACGCGGGAATGTTCACCGGCGTGAATCAATGGGTGATCGGTCACTACCAGGGCAATTGGACGAACCGACTCGCTCAGGTCGATCTGGACGATGTGGGAAATCAGATCTATGCCAGCAAAGCGTACACGCTGCATGTGACGGTCGATGGTAACGACGTTGAATTGCGTGTGGATGGAATTCCGACCTTATCCGCGACCTTCGCCAGCGGGATCACTAACGGCACCGTCGGCGTGGCCGCCCAGAACGCAGTAACCCGGTTCGATAATTTGCATATCGATCTGGATGTCCCACAGGGAAAAGAGTTACCGCTCCCTTACAGTGACGACTTCAACGACGGAGCAGCGCAGGACTTTTATTACAACTTGCCCGGTGCCTGGGGCATCGCCAACTTTGGTGCTGAAAAAGTTCTCCGCGTGAACACGGCGGGATCAGGCCGTACCGGCCTGGCGTTTGTGCCCATTGACAGCACTGATGCGGAAGCGATTAAAGTCTCGGTCGATGTCCGTTCCAACCAGGTCACCAATGGTTGGCACGATGCGTTTGTGATCTTTGATTACAAGAATGAAAATGACTTCAAGTACGTCGGTTTCTATACAGGTCAGAACGAATGGGTGCTCGGTCATTTCCAGGGAAACTGGAACAACCGATTTGATACCCTCGACTGGGACGGCTCCGGTCGCAAGATCAACTTCAATCAGTTCTACCACTTGGAACTCCATCTCGAAAACGGCTACTTCATCTTTAACGTCGATGGTGAAGAGATATTCGCTCATAGTTTCGGTTCGCCGATTGCAAAGGGAGCAGTGGGCGTCGCCGCGGCGAATGCCTTCAGCTGGTTCGATAACTTCACCGTCGAAGAAACCGGTCCCCGCTTCATCCCGGTCGCCTCACCCCTGGCCGATCCTGTGTTTGCCAACTGGGATGAAGAATCGGATGACTTGTTGATTTGA